A window of Pyrinomonadaceae bacterium genomic DNA:
ATAAAGCCGAATCCGGCCCAGGCCCCAAGCGCGGCGTATCCCGCCGGCGTTAACTGCCACAACGTAGCGGGAGGCACTCCTCGCGAAAAAGAAACCACGATGGCAACTGCGAGAAACGCCAGCGCCGCGGCTGGAATCATGACCACAAAGCCCCGCAGCGTCTTGTTCTCACCGAGGATAGGCCGTCCGCGAAACGTGCGGCCGCCATCAAGCGGAATCGCCAGGACCTGCGAGACTCGACTACGCAGCCACAATGACTGCAGCAGGCCGGCAAGCACGAAGGCCACAATTAAGAAGAGACCGCAGTGCAGTGGATCTGGCATGGTTGGGTTGGCTCAAATATCGACGCCCGTTTCGATCCGATTGTGAAACATGAAAGTCTCGCCGGGCATCGCGCGCACGCACTTCACCCACGTCCACCAATTTATTTCGTTCTGCGTGTTGTAAGAGATCGCGCGGAGTTGATACCCGGGCACGAATGGATACATGTGGTGGAGCTCATGAGCGTCGATATGCAGCAGCATCGCCGAAAGCCACGATGGGAAGACCAGGGATCGCGTGAACACCTGTTGCTCGACGGCGGGAAACGGAGGGACTGCCTTTCCCTGACTCAGGTTCTGAGGAATGTGCGTGTGCTGGCTCAAAATGATGAGCTCTTCCACGACGAAGGCAAGCAACGATGCAAGGAGCGTAATCCGCACCAGCGTCCTGGGACCGACGATAACCGCGACGGCCACATAAGCTAAGAGGAGCGTGATGATACTGATCGCGATACGCCGCCGGTCGTCCCCCTTAGAGAACAGCGAGCGGAGCCGGGGCAAGTTCCAGAAGTTATTGACGCGATACAGCGTGGCGAACAGTGGGATCCAGGACCTCCAGCATACGTTCATCAACACGCGCTCGGCCCGGCCGAGAGGACGAGGTACGAGCGCGGCAGTGGTGGGATCCACATCCTGCCATCCAGTCCATTTGTGATGACGGCCATGGACGCGCTTCCAGCAGCCGTAGGGGATCATCGAAAAAAAGCCGGCTACCCAACCAACGGGTGCATGCAGGGCCTTTGTGTGAAAGAGCGTTCCGTGTCCGCACTCATGAAGGAGAGCGAACCACTGGACCATCGCGGCAGCAAGAACCACCTGGCCCAGCAGCCACGACCACCAGTTTGGTTGGAGGGACAGCGCGACACCACCCACCGTGAGTAGAGCGGCCGAACTCAGCAGCGCGCCACCCGCCCAGTTCGATGTTCGCAAGTGCGCCATCGTGGCCGCAGATGGAGGAAGGCCTGGCACAGCGCCGTGATGCATCAGCATCTCTCCTTCTTGCGTCATTACGGAAGTCTCGGTTGTTTTCGGTTACCGTTCGTGGCGAAAAAATTCCGGTCGCGCAACAGTGATGTTAGTGTGGCGCATTCTAGTGAGGCGATGGAATTCAAGTCAACAAAACGTGCTTAAATAAAACATGCGCAGCGATGTCTTTGCAGAAGACTGAAAATTGCTGCAGGCAGGTAAGAACGAAAGATCGTCCCGGTAAAGCTGACAGAAATAAGCGCCGCAGTTTTCTTGATGAGAATTGCCAGCGAATGGGATGCGGGTGCACCGCGAGATTCGTTTCGATAGTTGCAGGCAGCCAGACTTGCCTCAAAAGTGCGAAAAGCAGCTCTCATTCACACCGGGCTTTAGCCCGGTGATAAGCGGAGCACGAGATTAGTGAACCGTTTTAACGGTTTACTGTTCTCCAGACACTCAGGCGATTGGCTACGAACGACTTACCCTGTGAAACGACACGGGCAAACCATTGAAACGGTTCCTCTGATTTTTATGGTCTTTCATCACGGGGCTGAAGCCCGGTGTGGATGAGAGTAAGACTCTCAGGTTTTTGAGGCAGAGCATCGGAGCTCAGATTTGCACCAGCAAGACTTACGGCTCCAACGCAGGTTCGTAGGTAACAATGAACTCCAGGAACTTAGACACTTCGATCATGTCCTTGCCTGTGAATCTGATGCTGTGCGCGTCGGTGCGTTCCACGATGCTCAGGTAACTCAGGACTTCTGATGGGCGGTAGTTTTTGAAACGCACATCCAACTGAATAGGGCCCGCAAGCTTGTGGGGCTTGAAATCTTTGAGTCGGCCGATGGCTTTCTTTACCTTCTCGCGGATTAGCTGGTAAGAAGCTTCGGGCATCATGGTCTTTGCCGAGTGAAAACCCGTCGACCATTTGACCACTGCGCCTTCGACATCTCCCAACAGCCTTGTAGTTTCTTTCACCACCGCGTCGTCGCCCGATACCATAATCACCGGCACGTTGAAGTGACCGGCGATCGCCGCATTGATGCCGGCCTCCGAGACCGAAACGCCTTTCAGTCGCACGTCAGCCAGGCGGGCACTTGATATTGTGTGCGCTCGCACCCCTTGAGGGTTAGTGGTCCCGGTGTGATAACCGATAAAGATGACGCCGGCGAAAGTCTCATCAATGCCCTGCATCATCATCAAAGGCCGCGGCCATGCGCGAACGAGCAGGATGTTCTTCGGCAGCTTCTCAATTAATAGGTTCTGCCCATTGCCGTGTGAGTCACTGACGACAATTTCCGTCGCGCCGGCTTCGAATGCGGCCTCGATCGCGGCGTTAACTTCCTGCGTCATGAACTCTCGGAACCGTTGATACTCAAACCCCTGAGGTCCTAATTGCTCGCCGGTTACCACGCCAACAACGCCTTCCATGTCCGCGGAAATGTAAATTTTCATTTTTCTTTCCTGCGCGTTAACGGTCAGGAGCGAGCCAAATATCAAGAGCGCCAAACAGACTACGCAAGATTTCATCCTAATCGCTCCTTATTTATAACGAAGTTGTCGGCATGAGAACGCTTTGCAGCCGGTCGAGTGCGCCTTGTAACACTTCATCTTCACGCGCAATGCACAGTCGCATGTAGTTGTCCCAGTGATCTTCGTCGGTGAAAGCATTCCCCGGTACGCCTCCCACTCCGGCTCGGTGCATCAACAACTGATTGAACTCCATCGCCCCGGTAAACCCTTCCGGGATGCGGGCCCAAACATAAAAGGCAGAACCTGAGTCAAAAGTCTTAAACCCAACCTGGTCAAGCACCCCAACAACCAGTTTCCTTTTCAGCGCAAACTTTTCGCGTAAACGTGTGTAGTAATCCGAGTCGGTCATTAACACTTCGCTTAAGGCACGCTGGAGCGGAGTCGGCGAGCATACGTAAAAGACATTATTGGCGCGATTGAGAGGGGAGATGAGACTCGAGTTGCCGTAAACATAACCCAGGCGCCAGCCCGAAATATTCCATGACTTGGAGAAAGAGTTGACTGTAATCGTTCGTTCCCACATGCCAGGCAGGGTCGCGATAGAAATATGGGGCTGACTTCCTACCACGTAGTGTTCATAAACCTCGTCTGATATGCAGAGGAGATCAAACTCGTGACAAACCGACGCAATGATTTCCAGTTCACTCGCGCTGAACACCTTTCCGGTAGGATTCACCGGTGTACAGAGAATAATTGCTTTCAGGGGAAACGACTGTCGGCTCTTCAACTCGCGGCAGCGCGCGCGTAATTCATCCCCGTCGAGTTCAAGGCTCTCACCGTGAAGCGCGAGTGCTTCAGTGCTTCCTCCCAACTCGTTGATGATGTGGCGGTGATAAGGATAGTAAGGTTCAAAGACGAGCGCGGCGGCGTTCCTTAGGTAACTTTGAGCGATTGCTACAAGTGCACCGGTCGCGCCGGGAGTAATTAATAATTCGAGCGGATCACTGTCGGGATCGATTCTGATGCCGTTGAAGGTAGAGATCTTTTCCGTCACGGCGAGGCGAAGTTCATCCAGACCTTCAGCCGGACCATAATGATTCTTGCCGGCGGAAATTATTCGCGCGGCCGCGTCGGCTAAAACGGGATTAATAGGCAGCTCCGACTGGCCCTGCACAAGGTTGCCGCTGGGAGGCACCAGTCTGGTAAGCGCTCTAATGTCAGGGCGGGATTTTCGTTGCATTGGTTTCATCGGCTCAATCAGTCTGCAATCTTATCTTCGGAAAAACTGTTTTTGTCTACTCGTAATGTCACTGAGAGGTTTAGTCCGGGCTATTCTAATGATGCTATCAGTCCCGCAAGCATAGCGCCGCGCCGCACGATATCCGAGATTAAGACGTGTTCATGTGCGGCGTGCGCGCCATCTCCATCCGGGCCAAGGCCATCGAGGACGGGAACACCAAGTGCCGCTACAAAATTGCCGTCCGAGGCTCCTCCGACTGAACGCTCTCTTAATTCAAAACCCAGACAACCTGCTACCGCGCGGGCGTGCTGATAAAGTCTCACCACTCCTTCGGTTCGTTCCAGTGGCCCACGATTGAGTCCACCCGCCACGGTTAGACGTATGCGCTTGTCGAACGGCTCCAGGTTGCGCATGAGCTCAGAGATTCGGTGAGCTTCTT
This region includes:
- a CDS encoding CDP-archaeol synthase, giving the protein MPDPLHCGLFLIVAFVLAGLLQSLWLRSRVSQVLAIPLDGGRTFRGRPILGENKTLRGFVVMIPAAALAFLAVAIVVSFSRGVPPATLWQLTPAGYAALGAWAGFGFMAGEIPNSFVKRRLGILPGQAPASAITTAICFTIDRTDSILGMLVAVTVAVPTPWMTWVWVLVLGPLIHWLFSWWLFRMGVKRRPA
- a CDS encoding fatty acid desaturase, with translation MTQEGEMLMHHGAVPGLPPSAATMAHLRTSNWAGGALLSSAALLTVGGVALSLQPNWWSWLLGQVVLAAAMVQWFALLHECGHGTLFHTKALHAPVGWVAGFFSMIPYGCWKRVHGRHHKWTGWQDVDPTTAALVPRPLGRAERVLMNVCWRSWIPLFATLYRVNNFWNLPRLRSLFSKGDDRRRIAISIITLLLAYVAVAVIVGPRTLVRITLLASLLAFVVEELIILSQHTHIPQNLSQGKAVPPFPAVEQQVFTRSLVFPSWLSAMLLHIDAHELHHMYPFVPGYQLRAISYNTQNEINWWTWVKCVRAMPGETFMFHNRIETGVDI
- a CDS encoding M55 family metallopeptidase codes for the protein MKIYISADMEGVVGVVTGEQLGPQGFEYQRFREFMTQEVNAAIEAAFEAGATEIVVSDSHGNGQNLLIEKLPKNILLVRAWPRPLMMMQGIDETFAGVIFIGYHTGTTNPQGVRAHTISSARLADVRLKGVSVSEAGINAAIAGHFNVPVIMVSGDDAVVKETTRLLGDVEGAVVKWSTGFHSAKTMMPEASYQLIREKVKKAIGRLKDFKPHKLAGPIQLDVRFKNYRPSEVLSYLSIVERTDAHSIRFTGKDMIEVSKFLEFIVTYEPALEP
- a CDS encoding pyridoxal phosphate-dependent aminotransferase; amino-acid sequence: MQRKSRPDIRALTRLVPPSGNLVQGQSELPINPVLADAAARIISAGKNHYGPAEGLDELRLAVTEKISTFNGIRIDPDSDPLELLITPGATGALVAIAQSYLRNAAALVFEPYYPYHRHIINELGGSTEALALHGESLELDGDELRARCRELKSRQSFPLKAIILCTPVNPTGKVFSASELEIIASVCHEFDLLCISDEVYEHYVVGSQPHISIATLPGMWERTITVNSFSKSWNISGWRLGYVYGNSSLISPLNRANNVFYVCSPTPLQRALSEVLMTDSDYYTRLREKFALKRKLVVGVLDQVGFKTFDSGSAFYVWARIPEGFTGAMEFNQLLMHRAGVGGVPGNAFTDEDHWDNYMRLCIAREDEVLQGALDRLQSVLMPTTSL